The following coding sequences are from one Triticum dicoccoides isolate Atlit2015 ecotype Zavitan chromosome 4A, WEW_v2.0, whole genome shotgun sequence window:
- the LOC119285371 gene encoding uncharacterized protein LOC119285371: MAMRRSKLSAMAMAEAADDGFQFLLDPTDSGSKSLLDGEAIQTLVCTATESSIGDVGDTEETIQVDVNSTCNGVALSLANSEHSTSKDNPQAPGWTKRAIEVVAIDKVMPNTRHRWCKWHGLKKAKESHGSNCTKRSKFRTDFHKIIHHVLTADVFETGWN; this comes from the exons ATGGCGATGCGGCGCTCGAAGCTTAGCGCTATGGCGATGGCGGAGGCGGCAGACGACGGATTTCAGTTCCTATTAGATCCAACCGACAG CGGCAGTAAATCATTACTGGATGGCGAAGCAATTCAAACTTTGGTGTGCacagccactgaatccagcattggtGATGTGGGCGATACAGAAGAGACAATACAAGTAGATGTCAACAGCACTTGCAATGGAGTGGCCCTGTCCCTGGCAAACTCAGAACATTCAACAAGCAAAGATAACCCGCAAGCACCTGGCTGGACAAAGAG AGCCATAGAGGTTGTAGCAATAGATAAGGTGATGCCAAATACCAGACATCGCTGGTGCAAGTGGCATGGCCTGAAGAAGGCAAAAGAATCTCATGGCTCAAATTGCACAAAGAGAAGCAAGTTTAGAACGGACTTCCACAAGATAATACACCACGTGCTGACAGCTGATGTGTTTGAGACTGGATGGAATTGA